The following are from one region of the Quercus robur chromosome 1, dhQueRobu3.1, whole genome shotgun sequence genome:
- the LOC126689859 gene encoding uncharacterized protein LOC126689859, whose protein sequence is MGEETKGSDQKVMLVIDENEYSYYALMWVLENFKESVTKSTLVIFAAQPLPNYTNVFAAPLGFARMYSPMSTTPTLIESIQERNKKVSLGLLEKAKSICASRGINVETFTEAGDPKETISDAVQKYKIKLLVMGSHANRTVKRAFQGSLSNYFINNAKCPVLVVKKPE, encoded by the exons ATGGGGGAAGAAACAAAAGGGTCTGATCAGAAGGTGATGCTGGTAATAGATGAAAACGAGTATAGCTACTATGCACTCATGTGGGTGCTCGAAAATTTCAAAGAATCAGTCACAAAATCGACTCTTGTCATCTTCGCAGCACAGCCTCTTCCAAACTATACTAATGTATTTGCAGCACCACTGGGTTTTGCTCGCATGTATTCTCCTATGTCAACCA CTCCCACTTTGATTGAGTCTATCCAAGAGCGAAATAAGAAGGTTTCACTAGGCCTCCTGGAGAAAGCTAAGAGTATCTGTGCTAGTCGAGGG ATAAATGTGGAAACATTTACAGAGGCAGGGGATCCTAAAGAAACCATAAGTGATGCAGTCCAAAAGTACAAAATCAAACTACTTGTTATGGGTAGCCATGCCAATAGAACCGTTAAGAG GGCATTTCAGGGGAGTTTGAGCAACTATTTCATAAATAACGCCAAGTGTCCTGTTCTTGTAGTGAAGAAACCAGAATAA